The sequence CGATTCTGGTGAGTCCGGTGACAGCCTATGAGCTGACCCAGCTCCAAAAGACAAACCGCATCCCTCTCAGCGAGCCGATCGACCGGCTTGGCGAACTCGTGGGATTTGCGCTCGTCGATCTTCCGCAGGACATGTGGCGCATGGTGACCGCCCTGCCCGATATTCATCGCGATCCGGTCGACCGGATGCTCATCGCCCATGCGCTGAGCGAGGGGATGACGCTGGTGACCGCCGATGCCAATATCCGCCGCTATCCGGTTTCCTGCATCTGATCCGGTGCGCGGCGCCGACCGATTGATCAAACACGGATCGCTGTTACGGGTTCGACCGCCCCCATGTTTTCCCCGTCGGCGGCGGCGACCGAATCCCACCAGTCGCCGAGCGCGTCGATCAACGGGACGAGGCGCCGGCCCGCGGGTGTCAGATCATATTCGACGCGGCGCGGATAGCCGTCGAAGTCGGTGCGCTCGACGATCCCCGCGTCCTCGAGCTTGCGCAGTTCGAGCGTCAGCATCTTGTGCGAGATCGTCGGATTGTCGCGCTGCAACTCGCTGAACCTTTTGGTCCCGTCGCTGAGATAATAGATCAGCAGGGTCGGCCAGCGCCCGCTCAAGAGCTGCATCACTTCCTCGATCGGACAGCGCGAAACCAGATCCTTCATCATCATCCTCATGGTTACAAAAAGGTGCGTAATTTACGCGCGCGACGAGCGGCCTATATCCGAAAGCGCTGCGCAGCTCCCCCCTTTTACAAGATGATGGAGCAATAACTTGGAACCGATCCTTATCTATGGCTTCCCGCTGGGAAGCTCCATGGGGCTTGTCGCCGCGCTCGAATGGCTGGGCAAGCCCTATCGCCTGTGCCGCGTCGACATGCTCGGCGAAATGCGCGAGCCATCCTATGCGCG is a genomic window of Sphingopyxis sp. FD7 containing:
- a CDS encoding type II toxin-antitoxin system VapC family toxin, which gives rise to MRLLLDTHIIVWIVLNDSRLSGAQRRALEDPENAILVSPVTAYELTQLQKTNRIPLSEPIDRLGELVGFALVDLPQDMWRMVTALPDIHRDPVDRMLIAHALSEGMTLVTADANIRRYPVSCI
- a CDS encoding winged helix-turn-helix transcriptional regulator codes for the protein MKDLVSRCPIEEVMQLLSGRWPTLLIYYLSDGTKRFSELQRDNPTISHKMLTLELRKLEDAGIVERTDFDGYPRRVEYDLTPAGRRLVPLIDALGDWWDSVAAADGENMGAVEPVTAIRV